GAAATTAACAAATATTAGAAATAACTATCTTCATCAAGTTACAACAAGTATAGTGAAAACCAAACCATACAGAATTGTAATAGAGGATTTGAATGTTTCTGGAATGATGAAAAATAAACATCTATCTGATTCAGTAAGAAAACAATGTTTTTACAAATTCAGACAATATATGACTTATAAAACAGAACTAAATGGAATTGAATTAGTAATAGCAGATAGATTTTATCCATCATCAAAAACTTGTAGTATTTGTGGTTCTATCAAATATGATTTGAAATTGAAAGATAGAATTTACAAGTGTTCACATTGTGGAGTAGTAATTGATAGAGATTATAATGCTTCACTAAATTTATCTATGTATAAATTAGCATAATTTCACAAACAAGAAAATGCTAATGTGTAGGACGCGTTGTATCCGA
This window of the Fusobacterium varium genome carries:
- a CDS encoding transposase, with product KLTNIRNNYLHQVTTSIVKTKPYRIVIEDLNVSGMMKNKHLSDSVRKQCFYKFRQYMTYKTELNGIELVIADRFYPSSKTCSICGSIKYDLKLKDRIYKCSHCGVVIDRDYNASLNLSMYKLA